A genomic stretch from Bradyrhizobium sp. 195 includes:
- the recA gene encoding recombinase RecA produces the protein MSATALRIVEGSSMDKSKALAAALSQIERQFGKGSVMKLGKNDRSMDIEAVSSGSLGLDIALGIGGLPKGRIVEIYGPESSGKTTLALHTVAEAQKKGGICAFIDAEHALDPVYARKLGVNIDELLISQPDTGEQALEICDTLVRSGAVDVMVIDSVAALVPKAELEGEMGDALPGLQARLMSQALRKLTASINKSNTMVIFINQIRMKIGVMYGSPETTTGGNALKFYASVRLDIRRIGAIKERDEVVGNTTRVKVVKNKLAPPFKQVEFDIMYGEGVSKMGEILDLGVKAGIVEKSGAWFSYDSQRLGQGRENSKAFLKANPDITAKIETSIRQNSGLISEQILAGTPESDADGEEPAEE, from the coding sequence ATGTCCGCCACTGCCCTGCGTATCGTCGAAGGATCTTCCATGGACAAGAGTAAAGCTCTGGCCGCCGCGCTCTCTCAGATCGAGCGCCAATTCGGCAAGGGCTCGGTGATGAAGCTCGGCAAGAACGACCGCTCCATGGACATCGAGGCAGTGTCCTCCGGTTCGCTCGGGCTCGATATCGCGCTCGGCATCGGCGGCCTGCCCAAGGGACGTATCGTCGAGATCTACGGGCCGGAATCCTCGGGCAAGACCACGCTGGCGCTGCATACGGTGGCGGAAGCACAGAAGAAGGGTGGTATCTGCGCTTTCATCGACGCCGAGCACGCGCTCGACCCGGTCTATGCGAGGAAGCTCGGGGTCAACATCGACGAGCTCCTGATCTCGCAGCCGGACACCGGCGAGCAGGCGCTGGAAATCTGCGACACGCTGGTGCGATCGGGCGCGGTCGACGTGATGGTGATCGATTCGGTTGCGGCGCTGGTGCCGAAGGCCGAGCTTGAAGGCGAGATGGGCGATGCGCTGCCGGGACTTCAAGCGCGGTTGATGAGCCAGGCGCTGCGGAAGCTGACGGCCTCGATCAACAAGTCCAACACCATGGTGATCTTCATCAACCAGATCCGCATGAAGATCGGTGTGATGTACGGCTCGCCCGAGACCACCACCGGCGGCAACGCGCTGAAATTTTACGCCTCCGTCCGCCTCGACATCCGCCGCATCGGCGCGATCAAGGAGCGCGACGAGGTGGTCGGCAACACCACACGCGTCAAGGTGGTGAAGAACAAGCTGGCGCCGCCCTTCAAGCAGGTCGAGTTCGACATCATGTACGGCGAGGGCGTGTCCAAGATGGGCGAGATCCTCGATCTCGGCGTCAAGGCCGGCATCGTCGAAAAGTCCGGCGCCTGGTTCTCCTATGACAGCCAGCGCCTCGGCCAGGGCCGCGAGAACTCGAAAGCGTTTTTGAAGGCCAACCCCGACATCACCGCCAAGATCGAGACCTCGATCCGCCAGAACTCCGGCCTGATCTCCGAGCAGATCCTGGCCGGCACGCCCGAGAGCGACGCCGACGGCGAGGAGCCGGCGGAAGAGTAA
- a CDS encoding IS110 family RNA-guided transposase: MTQTNITTAGIDTSKAKLDIAVHGRTERWQVANALPGWRALAANLAKAGVTRIGIEATGGYERGVVEHLRSAGFTVLLLQPLQVKAFAKVHLRRAKNDALDAVLIAACAAALDPPEIAPDPRLTELADYLTFLEQIEEDIRRFKTRLEHIDEPALRRIVNSDIARLKARKAAQIRDIAKRLRAHDALAMRLKLVLSIPGIGERTALAIVIRMPELGRVSREQAAALAGLAPFDSDSGQHRGQRKIAGGRSRLRRSLFAAALPAAFRWNKALIALYARLMARGKVHNAALIACARKLLIYANTVVQRGTPWTEKVA; encoded by the coding sequence ATGACACAGACTAACATAACGACGGCCGGGATCGATACGTCCAAGGCTAAACTGGACATCGCGGTTCATGGTCGAACCGAACGCTGGCAGGTCGCCAATGCTTTACCGGGTTGGCGCGCTCTGGCAGCAAACCTGGCCAAGGCCGGCGTCACGCGGATCGGGATCGAGGCCACTGGCGGCTATGAACGTGGCGTGGTGGAGCATTTGCGATCGGCCGGTTTTACCGTGCTGTTGCTGCAGCCGCTTCAGGTCAAGGCCTTCGCCAAGGTCCATTTGCGCCGGGCCAAGAACGATGCGCTCGACGCCGTATTGATCGCCGCCTGTGCTGCGGCGCTCGATCCCCCTGAGATCGCGCCGGATCCGCGATTGACGGAATTGGCCGACTATCTGACCTTCCTTGAGCAGATCGAGGAAGATATCCGGCGCTTCAAGACGCGTCTCGAGCACATCGACGAGCCTGCGTTGCGACGCATCGTCAACAGCGACATCGCCCGGTTGAAGGCACGCAAGGCCGCGCAGATTCGTGACATTGCCAAGCGCCTTCGTGCCCACGACGCCCTAGCCATGCGGCTCAAGCTGGTGCTGAGCATTCCCGGCATCGGCGAGCGGACGGCGCTGGCGATCGTCATCCGCATGCCCGAACTCGGACGCGTCAGCCGGGAGCAAGCCGCAGCCCTGGCCGGGCTGGCTCCCTTCGATTCCGACAGCGGACAGCACAGAGGACAGCGCAAGATCGCCGGAGGCCGCAGCCGCCTACGGCGCTCCCTGTTCGCCGCGGCCCTTCCAGCTGCCTTCCGCTGGAACAAGGCCTTGATCGCGCTCTATGCACGCCTCATGGCAAGGGGCAAAGTCCACAACGCAGCACTAATCGCCTGCGCCAGGAAACTCCTGATCTACGCCAATACTGTCGTACAACGCGGCACGCCCTGGACCGAAAAAGTCGCCTAG
- the gcvH gene encoding glycine cleavage system protein GcvH: MTTTLYTSDHEWLAIEGDVATVGITDYAQQQLGDVVFVELPKVGRTLKKAEAAAVVESVKAASDVYAPVTGEVLESNAELASEPALVNSDAQGKAWFFKIKIADKSELGGLMDEAAYKAHTA, from the coding sequence ATGACCACGACGCTGTACACCTCCGACCATGAGTGGCTGGCCATCGAGGGCGACGTTGCCACCGTCGGCATCACCGACTACGCCCAGCAGCAGCTCGGCGACGTCGTGTTCGTCGAACTGCCCAAGGTCGGCCGCACGCTGAAGAAGGCGGAAGCCGCAGCGGTCGTGGAATCGGTGAAGGCCGCTTCCGACGTCTACGCGCCTGTGACGGGCGAAGTGCTCGAATCCAACGCCGAGCTCGCCAGCGAGCCGGCGCTGGTGAACTCGGACGCACAAGGCAAGGCCTGGTTCTTCAAGATCAAGATTGCCGACAAGAGCGAGCTCGGCGGCCTCATGGATGAAGCCGCCTACAAGGCACATACGGCGTGA
- the gcvP gene encoding aminomethyl-transferring glycine dehydrogenase: MTAHRKSNGDTAAFVRRHIGPSARDVTAMLETVSAKSVDALMAETLPASIRQAAPLDLGKPLSETEAIAHMSELARQNQVFTSLIGQGYSGTILPAVIQRNILENPAWYTAYTPYQPEISQGRLEALLNFQTMICDLTGLDVANASLLDEATAAAEAMALAERHSQVKAQAFFVDKDVHPQTLAVMRTRAEPLGWTLIVGDPLTDLDKADVLGALLQYPGSSGAVRDLRPAISALKAKGALAIMAADLLALTLLASPGELGADIAIGSAQRFGVPMGYGGPHAAYMAVRDALKRSLPGRIVGLSVDSRGMPAYRLALQTREQHIRREKATSNICTAQVLLAVIASMYAVYHGPEGLSQIARNVHRRTAVLAAGLRKLGFVPQSDSFFDTLSVDAGAKRAEIVARAAAEKINLGISETSLRIALDETTTPATVEAVWRAFGGKLAYAEIDAETREALPDGLKRATSFLTHPVFHAHRSETEMLRYMRKLSDRDLALDRAMIPLGSCTMKLNATTEMMPLTWPEFGSLHPFVPREQAKGYHALFTRLEKWLCDITGYDAISLQPNSGAQGEYAGLLAIRGYHAARGETHRKICLIPSSAHGTNPASAAMVGMDVVVVACEKNGDVDVNDLRAKAEKHSNDLAAVMITYPSTHGVFEEHIREICDIVHGHGGQVYLDGANLNAQVGLSRPGDYGADVSHLNLHKTFCIPHGGGGPGMGPIGVKAHLAPFLPGHPATKADAPVGPVSAAPFGSASILTISYIYILMMGGDGLKRATEIAILNANYIAARLDPHFPVLYKNAKGRVAHECIVDPRPLKTTSGVTVDDIAKRLIDYGFHAPTMSFPVPGTLMIEPTESESKAELDRFCDAMIAIRKEIAEVEAGRFKIEASPLRHAPHTVHDIADDDWKRAYTRAEGCFPAGSSRTDKYWSPVGRVDNVYGDRNLVCSCPPVSDYAEAAE, encoded by the coding sequence ATGACCGCGCACCGCAAATCCAACGGCGACACCGCCGCCTTCGTTCGCCGCCACATCGGCCCGTCGGCGCGCGACGTCACCGCAATGCTCGAAACGGTCAGCGCAAAAAGCGTCGATGCCTTGATGGCGGAGACGCTGCCGGCCTCGATCCGGCAGGCCGCCCCGCTCGACCTCGGCAAGCCGCTCAGCGAGACCGAGGCGATCGCGCATATGAGCGAGCTTGCGCGTCAGAACCAGGTCTTCACCTCACTGATCGGCCAGGGCTATTCCGGCACCATCCTGCCCGCGGTGATCCAGCGCAACATCCTCGAAAATCCGGCCTGGTACACCGCCTACACGCCCTATCAGCCCGAGATCAGCCAGGGCCGGCTGGAGGCGCTGCTCAACTTCCAGACCATGATCTGCGATCTCACCGGGCTCGACGTCGCCAACGCCTCGCTGCTCGATGAGGCCACCGCCGCCGCCGAAGCCATGGCGCTGGCGGAGCGGCACTCGCAGGTGAAAGCGCAGGCCTTCTTCGTCGACAAGGACGTGCATCCGCAGACGTTGGCCGTGATGCGCACCCGCGCCGAGCCGCTCGGCTGGACCCTGATCGTCGGCGATCCCCTCACCGATCTCGACAAGGCCGACGTACTCGGTGCGCTGCTGCAATATCCGGGCTCTTCGGGCGCGGTGCGCGACCTCCGGCCCGCGATATCAGCGCTGAAGGCCAAGGGTGCGCTCGCGATCATGGCCGCGGATTTGCTCGCACTGACGCTGCTCGCCTCGCCCGGCGAGTTAGGTGCCGACATCGCGATCGGTTCGGCGCAGCGCTTTGGCGTGCCGATGGGTTATGGCGGGCCGCACGCGGCCTATATGGCGGTGCGCGATGCGCTGAAGCGCTCGCTGCCGGGCCGCATCGTCGGCCTCTCCGTGGACTCGCGCGGGATGCCGGCCTATCGCCTCGCGCTGCAGACCCGCGAGCAGCACATCCGCCGCGAGAAGGCGACCTCCAACATCTGCACCGCGCAGGTGCTGCTCGCCGTGATCGCCTCGATGTATGCGGTCTATCACGGCCCCGAGGGCCTCTCGCAGATTGCGCGCAACGTGCATCGGCGCACCGCCGTGCTCGCGGCTGGCCTGCGCAAGCTCGGCTTTGTACCGCAGTCCGACAGTTTCTTCGACACGCTCAGCGTCGATGCCGGCGCCAAGCGCGCCGAGATCGTCGCGCGCGCAGCAGCCGAGAAGATCAATCTCGGGATCAGCGAGACCAGCTTGCGCATCGCCCTCGACGAGACCACGACGCCCGCGACGGTGGAGGCGGTCTGGCGCGCCTTTGGCGGCAAGCTCGCCTATGCCGAGATCGACGCCGAGACCCGCGAGGCGCTGCCGGACGGCTTGAAGCGCGCGACCTCCTTCCTCACCCATCCGGTGTTCCACGCGCATCGCTCGGAGACCGAGATGCTGCGCTACATGCGCAAGCTCAGCGATCGCGACCTCGCGCTGGACCGCGCGATGATCCCACTGGGATCCTGCACCATGAAGCTGAACGCGACCACCGAGATGATGCCGCTGACCTGGCCGGAGTTCGGCTCGCTGCATCCGTTCGTGCCGCGCGAGCAGGCCAAGGGCTACCACGCGCTGTTCACGCGGCTGGAAAAATGGCTGTGCGACATCACCGGCTATGACGCGATCTCGCTGCAGCCGAACTCGGGCGCGCAGGGCGAATATGCCGGGCTTTTGGCTATCCGCGGCTACCATGCCGCGCGCGGAGAGACGCACCGCAAGATCTGCCTGATCCCCTCCTCCGCCCACGGCACCAACCCGGCCTCGGCCGCGATGGTCGGCATGGACGTGGTGGTGGTCGCCTGCGAGAAGAACGGCGACGTCGACGTCAATGATCTTCGCGCCAAGGCCGAGAAGCACTCGAACGATCTCGCCGCGGTCATGATCACCTACCCCTCGACCCACGGCGTGTTCGAGGAGCACATCCGCGAGATCTGCGACATCGTGCACGGCCATGGCGGCCAGGTGTATCTCGACGGCGCCAACCTCAATGCGCAGGTCGGCCTGAGCCGGCCCGGCGATTACGGCGCCGATGTCAGCCACCTCAACCTGCACAAGACCTTCTGCATCCCGCATGGCGGCGGCGGCCCCGGCATGGGTCCGATCGGCGTGAAGGCCCATCTCGCCCCGTTCCTGCCTGGACATCCCGCGACGAAGGCGGATGCCCCGGTCGGCCCGGTCTCCGCTGCGCCATTCGGCTCGGCCTCGATCCTCACCATCTCCTACATCTACATCCTGATGATGGGCGGCGACGGCTTGAAGCGGGCGACCGAGATCGCGATCCTCAACGCCAATTACATCGCAGCGCGCCTCGATCCGCACTTCCCGGTGCTCTACAAGAACGCCAAGGGTCGCGTCGCGCACGAATGCATCGTCGATCCGCGTCCGCTGAAGACGACCTCAGGCGTCACCGTCGACGACATCGCAAAACGCCTGATCGATTACGGCTTCCATGCGCCGACCATGAGCTTCCCGGTGCCGGGCACGCTGATGATCGAGCCGACCGAGTCGGAATCGAAGGCCGAACTGGACCGCTTCTGCGACGCCATGATTGCGATCCGGAAAGAAATCGCCGAGGTCGAGGCCGGCCGCTTCAAGATAGAGGCCTCGCCGCTTCGCCATGCCCCGCACACCGTGCACGACATCGCGGACGACGATTGGAAGCGCGCCTACACCCGCGCCGAAGGCTGCTTCCCCGCGGGAAGCTCGCGCACCGACAAATACTGGAGCCCGGTGGGACGCGTCGACAACGTTTACGGCGACCGCAACCTGGTCTGCTCCTGCCCGCCGGTGAGCGACTACGCAGAGGCCGCGGAGTAA
- the gcvT gene encoding glycine cleavage system aminomethyltransferase GcvT, with protein MLAHDQDSLKRTPLHGLHVSLGGKMVPFAGYDMPVQYPAGVLKEHLHTRASAGLFDVSHMGQLALRPKSGRVEDAARTLERLVPQDIVAIAEGRQRYAQFTNADGGILDDLMVANFGDHLFLVVNAACKAEDEAHLRANLSDDCVIESLADRALIALQGPKAEAVLAKLCAEAPAMKFMDSGPRQVAGIACFVSRSGYTGEDGFEISVPAADAERLAKMLLENPDVLPIGLGARDSLRLEAGLCLYGHDIDTATTPVEAALEWSVQKSRRSGGARAGGFPGAEKILAHFDNGASRRRVGLRAEGRAPVREGALLFADATAGEPIGQVTSGGFGPSLNAPVAMGYVPVSLAALGTKLFAEVRGQRLPLQVAAMPFVKNTYKR; from the coding sequence ATGCTAGCGCACGACCAAGACTCCCTGAAACGTACGCCCCTTCACGGGCTTCATGTGTCCCTGGGCGGCAAGATGGTGCCGTTCGCGGGCTATGACATGCCCGTGCAATACCCTGCGGGCGTGCTGAAGGAGCACCTCCATACCCGAGCCTCCGCCGGCCTGTTCGATGTCTCCCATATGGGGCAGCTCGCGCTCCGGCCGAAGTCCGGGAGGGTCGAGGACGCCGCCCGCACGCTGGAACGGCTTGTGCCGCAGGATATCGTGGCGATTGCCGAGGGGCGGCAGCGCTATGCCCAGTTCACCAATGCGGATGGCGGCATTCTCGACGATTTGATGGTCGCCAATTTCGGCGACCATCTGTTCCTGGTCGTGAACGCCGCCTGCAAGGCCGAAGACGAGGCGCATTTGCGCGCGAATCTCTCGGACGATTGCGTCATCGAGTCCCTTGCCGACCGCGCGCTGATCGCGCTGCAGGGGCCGAAGGCGGAAGCCGTGCTGGCGAAATTATGTGCAGAGGCGCCCGCCATGAAGTTCATGGATTCCGGGCCGCGCCAGGTTGCCGGCATCGCCTGCTTCGTCTCGCGCTCGGGTTACACCGGCGAGGACGGCTTTGAGATTTCGGTCCCCGCTGCGGACGCCGAGCGCCTCGCAAAGATGCTGCTCGAAAACCCCGACGTGCTGCCGATCGGGCTCGGCGCCCGCGACAGCCTGCGGCTGGAAGCCGGGCTCTGCCTCTATGGCCACGACATCGACACCGCCACCACGCCGGTCGAGGCCGCGCTGGAATGGTCGGTGCAGAAGAGCCGCCGCAGCGGCGGCGCGCGCGCCGGCGGCTTTCCCGGCGCGGAAAAAATCCTCGCCCATTTCGATAACGGTGCGTCTCGCCGCCGCGTCGGCCTCCGCGCCGAAGGCCGCGCGCCGGTGCGCGAGGGCGCGCTGCTGTTTGCCGACGCCACCGCGGGCGAGCCGATCGGACAAGTCACATCGGGCGGCTTCGGCCCGAGCCTGAACGCGCCGGTTGCCATGGGCTACGTGCCTGTAAGCCTCGCCGCACTCGGCACCAAACTGTTCGCCGAGGTGCGCGGCCAGCGGCTGCCGCTGCAGGTCGCCGCCATGCCCTTCGTCAAAAACACCTACAAACGCTGA